In Periplaneta americana isolate PAMFEO1 chromosome 4, P.americana_PAMFEO1_priV1, whole genome shotgun sequence, one DNA window encodes the following:
- the LOC138698673 gene encoding zinc finger protein 271-like isoform X2: protein MESSSKDGELNEELEVEAASAGSDVAGMREEEPGSDSDSNDDSWNVDEFLEVEVMTDDNDVCPKRVESDDTEDHKGGQLRQMLTGADDAGLFPIMHLAGMGSSSQQTFLNMAELRNKFFPLMAQLQPPPGAEMFRCDSCGKAFPKRIGLIRHIRNHRENAYKCELCPKSFSRRDHLETHRRIHTGEKPFACHICSKRFAQRASQLNHILTHTGGKSYECVICNKKFSRRDTLQLHYRVHTKEKPHKCDVCGKAFLRNENLTVHKRVHSGEKPYECDVCKERYSLRSTLKKHYRIHTGERPYKCDLCEKDFRQCVSLVRHKRTHHAASAAQKAPENNSKSELLRPSKMDILNSLSLHAGNRDILNSLLLHPASADSLNSMSSFLDKAAEIRNFVPSKVTEILGPE from the exons ATGGAGTCCAGCAGTAAG GATGGCGAACTAAACGAAGAACTAGAAGTGGAAGCTGCATCTGCGGGCTCGGATGTGGCTGGCATGCGGGAAGAGGAGCCGGGGTCAGACAGCGACTCTAAT GACGATTCGTGGAATGTGGACGAATTCCTAGAGGTGGAGGTGATGACGGATGACAACGATGTTTGCCCTAAGAG GGTGGAGAGTGACGACACCGAAGATCACAAGGGTGGGCAGCTGCGGCAGATGTTGACAGGAGCAGACGATGCCGGCCTCTTTCCCATCATGCACCTCGCGGGCATGGGCAGCTCATCGCAGCAGACCTTCCTCAACATGGCGGAGCTGAGGAACAAGTTCTTCCCGCTGATGGCCCAGCTGCAGCCGCCGCCCGGGGCGGAGATGTTCCGCTGCGACTCTTGCGGCAAGGCGTTCCCAAAGCGCATCGGCCTGATCAGGCACATCCGCAACCACCGGGAGAACGCGTACAAGTGCGAGCTGTGCCCCAAGTCCTTCTCGCGCAGGGACCACCTGGAGACGCACCGGCGCATCCACACGGGCGAGAAGCCCTTCGCCTGCCACATATGCAGCAAGCGCTTCGCTCAGAGGGCCTCGCAGCTGAACCACATCCTGACGCACACGGGCGGCAAGTCGTACGAGTGCGTCATCTGCAACAAGAAGTTCTCGCGGCGGGACACGCTGCAGCTGCACTACAGGGTGCACACCAAGGAGAAGCCCCACAAGTGCGACGTGTGTGGCAAGGCCTTCCTGCGCAACGAGAACCTGACCGTGCACAAGCGCGTGCACTCGGGGGAGAAGCCCTACGAGTGCGACGTGTGCAAGGAGCGCTACTCCCTGCGCTCCACCCTCAAGAAGCACTACCGGATTCACACCGGCGAACGACCTTACAAGTGCGACCTGTGCGAGAAGGACTTCCGGCAGTGTGTGAGTCTGGTGAGGCATAAACGCACCCACCACGCCGCCTCCGCGGCCCAGAAAGCGCCCGAGAATAACTCTAAGTCGGAGCTCTTGCGCCCCAGCAAAATGGACATCCTGAACTCGCTGTCTCTGCATGCCGGCAACAGGGACATCCTCAACTCCCTGCTGCTGCACCCCGCCAGTGCAGACTCGTTGAACTCTATGTCCTCTTTTTTGGACAAGGCAGCGGAAATCCGGAACTTTGTGCCTAGTAAGGTAACAGAAATCCTCGGTCCTGAATGA
- the LOC138698673 gene encoding zinc finger protein 271-like isoform X1: protein MESSSKQDGELNEELEVEAASAGSDVAGMREEEPGSDSDSNDDSWNVDEFLEVEVMTDDNDVCPKRVESDDTEDHKGGQLRQMLTGADDAGLFPIMHLAGMGSSSQQTFLNMAELRNKFFPLMAQLQPPPGAEMFRCDSCGKAFPKRIGLIRHIRNHRENAYKCELCPKSFSRRDHLETHRRIHTGEKPFACHICSKRFAQRASQLNHILTHTGGKSYECVICNKKFSRRDTLQLHYRVHTKEKPHKCDVCGKAFLRNENLTVHKRVHSGEKPYECDVCKERYSLRSTLKKHYRIHTGERPYKCDLCEKDFRQCVSLVRHKRTHHAASAAQKAPENNSKSELLRPSKMDILNSLSLHAGNRDILNSLLLHPASADSLNSMSSFLDKAAEIRNFVPSKVTEILGPE, encoded by the exons ATGGAGTCCAGCAGTAAG CAGGATGGCGAACTAAACGAAGAACTAGAAGTGGAAGCTGCATCTGCGGGCTCGGATGTGGCTGGCATGCGGGAAGAGGAGCCGGGGTCAGACAGCGACTCTAAT GACGATTCGTGGAATGTGGACGAATTCCTAGAGGTGGAGGTGATGACGGATGACAACGATGTTTGCCCTAAGAG GGTGGAGAGTGACGACACCGAAGATCACAAGGGTGGGCAGCTGCGGCAGATGTTGACAGGAGCAGACGATGCCGGCCTCTTTCCCATCATGCACCTCGCGGGCATGGGCAGCTCATCGCAGCAGACCTTCCTCAACATGGCGGAGCTGAGGAACAAGTTCTTCCCGCTGATGGCCCAGCTGCAGCCGCCGCCCGGGGCGGAGATGTTCCGCTGCGACTCTTGCGGCAAGGCGTTCCCAAAGCGCATCGGCCTGATCAGGCACATCCGCAACCACCGGGAGAACGCGTACAAGTGCGAGCTGTGCCCCAAGTCCTTCTCGCGCAGGGACCACCTGGAGACGCACCGGCGCATCCACACGGGCGAGAAGCCCTTCGCCTGCCACATATGCAGCAAGCGCTTCGCTCAGAGGGCCTCGCAGCTGAACCACATCCTGACGCACACGGGCGGCAAGTCGTACGAGTGCGTCATCTGCAACAAGAAGTTCTCGCGGCGGGACACGCTGCAGCTGCACTACAGGGTGCACACCAAGGAGAAGCCCCACAAGTGCGACGTGTGTGGCAAGGCCTTCCTGCGCAACGAGAACCTGACCGTGCACAAGCGCGTGCACTCGGGGGAGAAGCCCTACGAGTGCGACGTGTGCAAGGAGCGCTACTCCCTGCGCTCCACCCTCAAGAAGCACTACCGGATTCACACCGGCGAACGACCTTACAAGTGCGACCTGTGCGAGAAGGACTTCCGGCAGTGTGTGAGTCTGGTGAGGCATAAACGCACCCACCACGCCGCCTCCGCGGCCCAGAAAGCGCCCGAGAATAACTCTAAGTCGGAGCTCTTGCGCCCCAGCAAAATGGACATCCTGAACTCGCTGTCTCTGCATGCCGGCAACAGGGACATCCTCAACTCCCTGCTGCTGCACCCCGCCAGTGCAGACTCGTTGAACTCTATGTCCTCTTTTTTGGACAAGGCAGCGGAAATCCGGAACTTTGTGCCTAGTAAGGTAACAGAAATCCTCGGTCCTGAATGA